From Streptomyces qinzhouensis, one genomic window encodes:
- a CDS encoding GH92 family glycosyl hydrolase, translated as MARPGRRLRPAAPPRRPLRTAAVAAATALLTLAATISAQSAAARPPAAPADPADRVFHSSFEPDERPPEWRNTVEVGADGKKRSSGVNGGFAAGIPGNVTDRVITLRASGENANSGEVKENLADLQPTTKWLEFASTSWVEFDTDAPVRVAEYALTSANDHAERDPRDWTLKGSADGREWKVLDRREGQSFAERFHTRTYDIGDPEQITPYAHYRLEITRNNGAGLTQLADVQFSDGGTTPPPPADMRSLVDRGPRSSPTAKANAGFTGLRALRYTGTHEAAGRAYSYNKVFDVHTRVGRDTELSYKIFPSMPETDLNYPATQVAVDLAFTDGTYLSDLGATDAHGGALTPRGQGDAKRLYVNQWNAVSAALGTVAAGKTVDRILVGYDSMKGPAKFQGWLDDVRIAPRPPAKKRESVVDYAVTTRGTNSAFWFSRGNTFPATAVPHGFNFWTPVTLADSTSWLYEYQRGNDERNLPVIKAFSASHEPSPWMGDRQTFQVMPSAAAGTPPAGRDQRGLAFRHENETARPHYYGVTFENGLKAELAPTDHAAAMRFTYPGSDASVVFDNITRQGGLTLDPATASFTGYSDVKSGLSTGATRLFLYGVFDAPVTGSSADGVSGHFRFNAGTDRTVNLRIATSLIGVDQAKKNLGDQIPEGTRFDQVKERAEDAWERLLGRVKVEGATEDQLVTLYSSLYRLYLYPNSGFENTGTRSRPRHQYASPFSPMESEDTPTRTGAKITDGKVYVNNGFWDTYRTTWPAYTLLAPERAGELVDGFVQQYRDGGWISRWSSPGYADLMTGTSSDVAFADAYVKGVRGFDAAAAYEAALKNATVVPPMPGVGRKGMETSPFTGYASTATHEGLSWSLEGYLNDYGIAKMAQALHRKTGKARYRDEAAYFLNRARGYTALFDREAGFFQGRTPKGEWRVPSARYDPRIWGYDYTETNGWGYAFTAVQDSRGLANLYGGRAGLARKLDAYFSTPETASPEFQGSYGQVIHEMTEARDVRMGMYGHSNQVAHHATYMYNAAAQPWKTQEKVREVLSRLYTGSEIGQGYHGDEDNGEQSAWWLFSALGFYPLVMGSGEYAIGSPLFTRMTVDLGAGRKLVVKAPRNSAENVYVQGLKVNGKRWTSTALPHSAIARGGTLEFAMGPRPSSWGTGPGAAPVSITADDRVPEPRKDVVGAGGALSDDSSATSAEFSSADLAVPAATRAVQYTLTSAERAKAPSGWVLEGSRDGESWREVDRRSGEVFAWDRQTRVFSIARPAAYDRYRLVAAGGGPVLLAEVELLA; from the coding sequence ATGGCCAGACCCGGACGCCGGCTCAGGCCGGCCGCACCGCCCCGGCGACCGCTCCGCACCGCGGCCGTCGCCGCCGCCACCGCTCTGCTGACCCTGGCGGCGACCATCAGCGCCCAGTCGGCCGCCGCCCGACCCCCGGCCGCTCCCGCGGATCCGGCCGATCGGGTCTTCCACTCCTCGTTCGAGCCGGACGAACGCCCGCCGGAATGGCGCAATACCGTGGAAGTCGGGGCGGACGGAAAGAAGCGGTCATCAGGCGTCAACGGCGGATTCGCCGCCGGAATTCCGGGCAATGTCACCGACCGGGTGATCACGCTCCGGGCCAGTGGCGAGAACGCGAACAGCGGCGAGGTGAAGGAGAATCTGGCCGATCTCCAGCCGACGACAAAATGGCTGGAATTCGCCAGTACTTCCTGGGTCGAGTTCGATACCGACGCCCCGGTCCGTGTCGCCGAGTACGCCCTGACCTCGGCCAATGACCACGCCGAACGCGACCCCCGGGACTGGACGCTCAAAGGCTCGGCCGACGGCCGGGAATGGAAGGTGCTCGACCGGCGCGAAGGCCAGTCCTTCGCCGAACGCTTTCACACCAGAACCTATGACATCGGGGATCCGGAGCAGATCACCCCGTACGCCCACTATCGGCTGGAAATCACCCGCAACAACGGCGCCGGGCTCACCCAGCTCGCCGATGTCCAGTTCTCCGACGGGGGCACCACCCCGCCGCCGCCGGCCGATATGCGCTCCCTGGTCGACCGCGGCCCCCGCTCCTCCCCCACCGCCAAGGCGAACGCGGGCTTCACCGGACTGCGCGCGCTGCGCTACACCGGCACCCACGAGGCCGCGGGCCGGGCGTACTCGTACAACAAGGTCTTCGACGTCCATACCCGCGTCGGCCGGGACACCGAGCTGTCGTACAAGATCTTCCCGTCGATGCCGGAGACGGACCTGAACTATCCGGCCACGCAGGTCGCCGTCGATCTGGCCTTCACCGACGGCACCTACCTCAGCGATCTGGGCGCGACCGACGCCCACGGCGGGGCGCTGACCCCGCGGGGTCAGGGCGATGCCAAACGGCTCTACGTCAACCAGTGGAACGCGGTCTCCGCCGCCCTCGGCACGGTCGCGGCCGGGAAGACCGTCGACCGGATCCTGGTCGGCTACGACTCCATGAAGGGCCCGGCGAAGTTCCAGGGCTGGCTGGACGATGTCCGGATCGCCCCGAGGCCCCCGGCGAAGAAGCGGGAGAGCGTGGTGGACTACGCGGTCACCACCCGCGGCACCAACTCCGCCTTCTGGTTCTCCCGCGGCAACACCTTCCCCGCCACCGCGGTACCGCACGGCTTCAACTTCTGGACCCCGGTCACCCTCGCCGACTCGACCAGTTGGCTGTACGAGTACCAGCGCGGCAACGACGAGCGGAATCTGCCCGTCATCAAGGCGTTCAGCGCGAGCCATGAGCCCAGCCCCTGGATGGGTGACCGGCAGACCTTCCAGGTGATGCCGTCGGCGGCGGCCGGGACCCCGCCGGCCGGCCGGGACCAGCGCGGGCTCGCCTTCCGCCACGAGAACGAGACCGCCCGCCCGCACTACTACGGCGTCACCTTCGAGAACGGTCTGAAGGCCGAGCTGGCGCCGACCGACCACGCCGCGGCGATGCGCTTCACCTACCCCGGCTCCGACGCGAGCGTCGTCTTCGACAACATCACCCGGCAGGGCGGTCTCACCCTCGACCCGGCCACCGCCTCCTTCACCGGCTACTCGGACGTCAAGAGCGGTCTCTCCACCGGTGCCACCCGGCTGTTCCTGTACGGCGTCTTCGACGCGCCGGTCACCGGATCGTCCGCCGACGGCGTCAGCGGCCACTTCCGCTTCAACGCCGGAACAGACCGGACGGTCAACCTCCGGATCGCTACGTCGCTGATCGGCGTCGACCAGGCGAAGAAGAACCTCGGAGACCAGATCCCCGAGGGCACCCGCTTCGACCAGGTCAAAGAGCGGGCCGAAGATGCCTGGGAGCGGCTGCTGGGCCGGGTGAAGGTCGAGGGCGCCACCGAGGACCAACTCGTCACGCTCTACTCCAGCCTCTACCGGCTGTACCTCTATCCGAATTCCGGTTTCGAGAACACGGGCACCCGGTCCCGGCCGCGACACCAGTACGCGAGCCCCTTCTCGCCGATGGAGTCCGAGGACACCCCGACCCGCACCGGCGCGAAGATCACCGACGGCAAGGTGTATGTCAACAACGGCTTCTGGGACACCTATCGCACCACCTGGCCCGCCTATACGCTGCTCGCCCCGGAGCGGGCGGGCGAGCTGGTCGACGGCTTCGTCCAGCAGTACCGCGACGGCGGCTGGATATCCCGCTGGTCCTCCCCCGGCTATGCCGATCTGATGACCGGCACCAGCTCGGACGTGGCGTTCGCGGACGCGTATGTGAAGGGGGTGCGCGGCTTCGACGCGGCGGCCGCCTACGAGGCGGCGCTGAAGAACGCCACGGTCGTCCCGCCGATGCCCGGGGTGGGCCGCAAGGGCATGGAGACCTCCCCGTTCACCGGCTATGCCTCCACCGCCACCCATGAGGGCCTCTCCTGGTCCCTGGAGGGCTATCTCAACGACTACGGCATCGCCAAGATGGCGCAGGCGCTGCACCGGAAGACCGGGAAGGCGCGCTACCGGGACGAGGCCGCGTACTTCCTCAACCGTGCCCGCGGCTATACCGCCCTCTTCGACCGGGAGGCCGGCTTCTTCCAGGGCCGGACCCCGAAGGGCGAGTGGCGGGTGCCGAGTGCGCGGTACGACCCCCGGATCTGGGGTTACGACTACACCGAGACCAACGGCTGGGGCTATGCCTTCACCGCGGTCCAGGACAGCAGGGGCCTGGCCAATCTGTACGGCGGCCGGGCCGGCCTGGCGCGCAAGCTCGATGCGTACTTCAGCACGCCGGAGACCGCGTCGCCCGAATTCCAGGGCTCGTACGGGCAGGTCATCCATGAGATGACGGAGGCCAGGGATGTCCGGATGGGCATGTACGGGCATTCCAACCAGGTCGCCCACCACGCCACGTATATGTACAACGCGGCGGCGCAGCCCTGGAAGACGCAGGAGAAGGTGCGGGAGGTGCTCTCCCGGCTCTACACCGGCAGCGAGATCGGCCAGGGTTACCACGGCGACGAGGACAACGGCGAGCAGTCGGCGTGGTGGCTGTTCTCGGCGCTCGGCTTCTATCCGCTGGTCATGGGCAGCGGGGAGTACGCGATCGGCTCGCCGCTCTTCACCCGGATGACGGTGGATCTCGGGGCCGGCCGGAAGCTGGTGGTCAAGGCCCCGCGGAACAGTGCGGAGAACGTCTATGTCCAGGGGCTGAAGGTCAACGGCAAGCGGTGGACGTCGACCGCGCTGCCGCACTCCGCGATCGCCCGGGGCGGCACGCTGGAGTTCGCGATGGGGCCGCGGCCTTCGTCGTGGGGTACGGGCCCGGGCGCCGCGCCGGTCTCGATCACGGCGGACGACCGGGTGCCGGAGCCGCGGAAGGACGTGGTCGGGGCCGGGGGCGCGCTGTCGGACGATTCGTCGGCGACGTCGGCGGAGTTCTCGTCGGCGGACCTGGCGGTGCCGGCGGCGACCCGGGCCGTGCAGTACACACTGACCTCGGCCGAACGGGCGAAGGCGCCGTCGGGGTGGGTGCTGGAGGGCTCGCGGGACGGGGAGAGCTGGCGGGAGGTGGACCGGCGGTCGGGCGAGGTCTTCGCCTGGGACCGGCAGACCCGGGTGTTCTCGATCGCCCGGCCCGCCGCGTACGACCGCTACCGGCTGGTGGCCGCGGGCGGTGGTCCGGTGCTGCTGGCGGAGGTCGAGCTGCTGGCCTGA
- the acnA gene encoding aconitate hydratase AcnA — protein sequence MSANSFDARSTLRVGDESYEIFRLDKVEGSARLPYSLKVLLENLLRTEDGANITAGHIRALGDWDSQAQPSQEIQFTPARVIMQDFTGVPCVVDLATMREAVKELGGDPAKINPLAPAELVIDHSVIADKFGTRDSFAQNVELEYGRNKERYQFLRWGQTAFDEFKVVPPGTGIVHQVNIEHLARTVMVRGGQAYPDTLVGTDSHTTMVNGLGVLGWGVGGIEAEAAMLGQPVSMLIPRVVGFKLTGELTPGTTATDLVLTITEMLRKHGVVGKFVEFYGEGVAATSLANRATIGNMSPEFGSTAAMFPIDDETLKYLRLTGRSEQQVALVEAYAKEQGLWLDPAAEPDFSEKLELDLATVVPSIAGPKRPQDRIVLANAAQQFAQDVRNYVEDDEEAGKESFPASDAPASANGVPSRPTLVTAPDGSTYEIDHGAVTVAAITSCTNTSNPYVMVAAALVAKKAVEKGLTRKPWVKTTLAPGSKVVTDYFDKAGLTPYLDKVGFNLVGYGCTTCIGNSGPLPEEVSKAVNEHDLAVTSVLSGNRNFEGRINPDVKMNYLASPPLVVAYALAGSMKVDITRDALGIDQDGKPVYLQDIWPSEAEVNDVVANSIGEDMFNKSYQDVFAGDAQWQALPIPTGNTFEWDTESTYVRKPPYFEGMQMEPSPVNDIAGARVLAKLGDSVTTDHISPAGAIKADTPAGKYLTEHGVERRDFNSYGSRRGNHEVMIRGTFANIRLRNQIAPGTEGGFTRDFTQADSAGAAPVSFIYDASRNYIERGIPLVILAGKEYGSGSSRDWAAKGTALLGVKAVIAESYERIHRSNLIGMGVLPLQFPEGATAEALGLTGEETFSFTGVTELNEGTTPRTVKVTTDTGVEFDAVVRIDTPGEADYYRNGGIMQYVLRNLIRG from the coding sequence GTGTCGGCGAACAGCTTCGACGCCCGCAGCACGCTGCGCGTGGGTGACGAGTCGTACGAAATCTTCCGGCTGGACAAGGTCGAGGGCTCCGCGCGGCTGCCCTACAGCCTGAAGGTGCTGCTGGAGAACCTGCTCCGCACCGAGGACGGCGCGAACATCACCGCCGGCCACATCCGGGCGCTCGGCGACTGGGACTCGCAGGCCCAGCCGAGCCAGGAGATCCAGTTCACGCCGGCCCGCGTCATCATGCAGGACTTCACCGGTGTGCCCTGCGTCGTCGACCTCGCCACCATGCGCGAGGCCGTCAAGGAGCTGGGCGGCGACCCGGCGAAGATCAACCCGCTGGCGCCGGCCGAGCTGGTCATCGACCACTCCGTCATCGCCGACAAGTTCGGCACCCGCGACTCCTTCGCGCAGAACGTCGAGCTGGAGTACGGCCGCAACAAGGAGCGCTACCAGTTCCTGCGCTGGGGCCAGACCGCCTTCGACGAGTTCAAGGTCGTCCCGCCGGGCACCGGCATCGTCCACCAGGTGAACATCGAGCACCTCGCCCGCACCGTCATGGTCCGGGGCGGCCAGGCGTACCCCGACACCCTCGTCGGCACCGACTCGCACACCACCATGGTCAACGGCCTCGGTGTGCTCGGCTGGGGCGTCGGCGGTATCGAGGCCGAGGCCGCGATGCTCGGCCAGCCGGTCTCCATGCTCATCCCGCGTGTCGTCGGCTTCAAGCTGACCGGTGAGCTGACCCCCGGCACCACCGCCACCGACCTGGTGCTCACCATCACCGAGATGCTCCGCAAGCACGGTGTCGTCGGCAAGTTCGTCGAGTTCTACGGCGAGGGCGTGGCCGCCACCTCGCTCGCCAACCGCGCCACCATCGGCAACATGTCGCCGGAGTTCGGCTCCACCGCCGCGATGTTCCCGATCGACGACGAGACCCTGAAGTACCTGCGTCTCACCGGCCGCTCCGAGCAGCAGGTCGCGCTGGTCGAGGCGTACGCCAAGGAGCAGGGCCTTTGGCTGGACCCGGCCGCCGAGCCCGACTTCTCCGAGAAGCTGGAGCTGGACCTCGCCACGGTCGTCCCGTCCATCGCCGGTCCCAAGCGCCCGCAGGACCGCATCGTCCTCGCGAACGCCGCCCAGCAGTTCGCCCAGGACGTCCGGAACTACGTCGAGGACGACGAGGAGGCGGGCAAGGAGTCCTTCCCCGCGTCCGACGCCCCGGCCTCCGCCAACGGAGTGCCCTCGCGCCCGACCCTGGTGACCGCCCCCGACGGGTCCACCTACGAGATCGACCACGGCGCCGTCACCGTCGCCGCGATCACCTCCTGCACCAACACCTCGAACCCGTACGTCATGGTCGCCGCCGCGCTGGTGGCCAAGAAGGCGGTCGAGAAGGGCCTCACCCGCAAGCCGTGGGTGAAGACCACCCTCGCCCCGGGCTCCAAGGTCGTCACCGACTACTTCGACAAGGCGGGCCTCACCCCCTACCTCGACAAGGTCGGCTTCAACCTCGTCGGCTACGGCTGCACCACCTGCATCGGCAACTCCGGCCCGCTGCCGGAGGAGGTCTCCAAGGCCGTCAACGAGCACGACCTGGCCGTCACCTCGGTTCTCTCCGGCAACCGCAACTTCGAGGGCCGGATCAACCCCGACGTCAAGATGAACTACCTGGCGTCCCCGCCGCTGGTCGTCGCCTACGCCCTCGCCGGTTCGATGAAGGTCGACATCACGCGTGACGCCCTGGGCATCGACCAGGACGGCAAGCCGGTCTACCTCCAGGACATCTGGCCGTCGGAGGCCGAGGTCAACGACGTCGTCGCCAACTCCATCGGCGAGGACATGTTCAACAAGTCCTACCAGGACGTCTTCGCCGGTGACGCCCAGTGGCAGGCGCTGCCCATCCCGACGGGCAACACCTTCGAGTGGGACACCGAGTCCACCTACGTCCGCAAGCCCCCGTACTTCGAGGGCATGCAGATGGAGCCCTCGCCGGTCAACGACATCGCCGGCGCCCGGGTGCTCGCCAAGCTGGGCGACTCGGTCACCACCGACCACATCTCCCCGGCCGGCGCGATCAAGGCCGACACCCCCGCGGGCAAGTACCTCACGGAGCACGGCGTCGAGCGCCGTGACTTCAACTCCTACGGCTCCCGCCGCGGCAACCACGAGGTCATGATCCGCGGCACCTTCGCCAACATCCGGCTGCGCAACCAGATCGCGCCGGGCACCGAAGGCGGCTTCACCCGCGACTTCACCCAGGCCGATTCCGCCGGCGCGGCTCCGGTGTCGTTCATCTACGACGCCTCCCGCAACTACATCGAGCGGGGCATCCCGCTGGTGATCCTCGCGGGCAAGGAGTACGGCTCCGGCTCCTCCCGCGACTGGGCCGCCAAGGGCACCGCGCTGCTCGGCGTCAAGGCCGTCATCGCCGAATCGTACGAGCGCATCCACCGCTCCAACCTGATCGGCATGGGCGTCCTCCCGCTCCAGTTCCCGGAGGGCGCGACCGCCGAGGCCCTGGGCCTGACCGGCGAGGAGACCTTCTCCTTCACCGGTGTGACCGAGCTGAACGAGGGCACCACCCCCCGGACGGTCAAGGTCACCACCGACACCGGTGTGGAGTTCGACGCGGTCGTCCGCATCGACACCCCCGGCGAGGCGGACTACTACCGCAACGGCGGCATCATGCAGTACGTCCTGCGGAACCTGATCCGCGGCTGA